The following coding sequences lie in one Jonesia denitrificans DSM 20603 genomic window:
- a CDS encoding ABC transporter permease produces the protein MTRYILRRLGVSFLVLLGGSLLLFVLTINSGDPLEDLRESNAENRDYLIQQRTAYMGLDQPWYSRYWDWLTGVSKCVALNCDLGTNRNGVDVGSMLGAAASSTLRLVVFATVIAIVVGIIVGILTAIRQYSGFDYVVTFLAFLFYSLPVFWVAVLLKEYAGIEFNNWMREPTLTPVQIILIAVILGFILQAVLGGHWKRRLLTAGIALVVIAGALAYFSSVEWFRRPMLGIGFVALVGIAAAVGSTALFSGINNRKVLYATLTTAGVGILAYLPVRPLIDEPTWLLLIGLFVLTIVVSYAIGWFMGGYSRKAAANLSLFTGVSIAFLTFIDAAVAHWGSMLALKPRPISTIGSQTPNFPGGFWETLLDLGAQILLPTIVLTLISVASYTRYTRSSMLEVLNQDYIRTARSKGLSERVVIVKHGFRNALIPITTIVAFDFAGLIGGAVITEKVFGWKGMGEMFETGLRAVDPAPVMAFFLVTGTAAIVMNLIADLAYAALDPRIRR, from the coding sequence GTGACGAGATACATTCTGCGCAGACTCGGGGTCTCATTCCTCGTCCTGCTCGGCGGATCCCTCCTCCTGTTCGTCCTCACCATTAATTCTGGTGACCCCCTCGAGGACCTACGTGAGTCAAATGCGGAGAACCGCGACTACCTGATTCAACAACGCACCGCATACATGGGGCTCGACCAGCCCTGGTACTCCCGCTACTGGGACTGGCTCACCGGAGTATCCAAATGTGTCGCCTTGAACTGCGACCTCGGCACCAACCGAAATGGTGTTGACGTCGGCTCAATGCTTGGCGCAGCAGCAAGCTCAACCCTCCGTCTCGTTGTTTTTGCCACGGTGATCGCCATCGTCGTCGGTATCATCGTTGGTATTCTCACCGCGATCCGCCAATACTCTGGGTTCGACTACGTTGTCACCTTCTTGGCCTTCCTCTTCTACTCCCTCCCCGTGTTCTGGGTTGCCGTGCTTCTCAAGGAATACGCTGGCATCGAGTTCAACAACTGGATGCGAGAACCCACACTGACGCCGGTGCAGATCATCCTCATCGCGGTCATCCTTGGTTTCATCCTCCAAGCTGTCCTCGGTGGGCACTGGAAACGCAGACTTCTCACCGCTGGAATCGCACTTGTCGTGATCGCTGGCGCCCTTGCCTACTTCTCCTCAGTAGAATGGTTCCGCCGCCCAATGCTCGGGATCGGATTCGTCGCGCTCGTCGGAATCGCAGCCGCGGTGGGGTCCACCGCACTATTTTCCGGTATCAACAACCGCAAGGTGCTGTACGCAACGCTGACCACTGCAGGTGTGGGAATCCTGGCCTACTTACCTGTCCGTCCACTCATTGACGAACCAACGTGGTTACTCCTCATTGGGCTGTTTGTATTGACGATTGTGGTCAGCTACGCCATCGGATGGTTCATGGGGGGTTATTCGCGCAAGGCGGCAGCCAACCTTTCCCTCTTCACCGGTGTGTCGATCGCATTCCTCACATTCATTGACGCAGCAGTCGCCCACTGGGGTTCCATGCTTGCACTCAAGCCGCGCCCGATTTCCACTATTGGTTCTCAGACCCCAAACTTCCCTGGCGGATTCTGGGAAACACTGCTTGACCTCGGGGCACAGATCCTGTTGCCAACCATCGTGCTGACACTGATTTCGGTTGCGTCCTACACGCGGTACACCCGCTCCTCCATGCTCGAGGTACTGAATCAGGATTACATTCGCACAGCACGGTCCAAGGGGCTTTCTGAGCGCGTGGTCATTGTGAAACACGGTTTCCGCAACGCGCTGATCCCCATCACGACAATCGTGGCCTTCGACTTCGCTGGCCTCATTGGTGGCGCTGTCATTACCGAAAAGGTCTTCGGGTGGAAGGGAATGGGTGAGATGTTCGAAACTGGGCTTCGCGCCGTGGACCCGGCGCCGGTCATGGCTTTCTTCCTTGTCACCGGAACAGCAGCGATCGTCATGAACCTCATCGCTGACTTGGCCTACGCTGCCCTTGACCCACGGATTAGGCGGTGA
- a CDS encoding ABC transporter permease: MSNIQQTGGDAFSIESEISDSQKTYSQGQLVRRRFFRHKGAIVSLIVLGFIALLSISSIGVGPIPGWWDKNFISANPIVNGGAPTISWTGLGEHPFGQDTIGKDYFALVMRGTQISLLVAFTVGIVSTIIGTIVGALAGYFRGFAEAFLMRMTDLVIIIPLLALAAVLARAASDKGVFFLALMLAIVTWTGLARLVRGEVLSLREREFVASARAIGTSPWRIIFKHILPNTIGVIIVSATLSIASAILLETSLSYLGFGVQSPDVSLGLLISQYQNAFLTRPWLFWFPGIMILLIALTINFIGDGLRDAFDPRQNRSKD, translated from the coding sequence ATGTCTAATATCCAACAGACAGGCGGCGACGCCTTTAGCATTGAATCGGAAATCAGCGATTCGCAAAAAACCTACTCCCAGGGGCAGCTCGTTCGACGTCGATTCTTTCGGCACAAAGGGGCCATCGTCTCCTTGATCGTGCTCGGATTTATCGCACTGCTGTCCATCAGTTCGATCGGGGTCGGACCAATCCCTGGGTGGTGGGACAAGAACTTCATCTCCGCAAATCCCATCGTCAATGGGGGAGCGCCAACTATCTCCTGGACCGGTTTAGGGGAACACCCCTTTGGACAAGACACCATTGGCAAGGATTACTTCGCGCTGGTGATGCGTGGAACCCAGATTTCACTCCTCGTTGCGTTCACTGTAGGAATCGTGTCCACGATTATTGGAACCATCGTTGGTGCTCTCGCTGGATACTTCAGAGGGTTCGCAGAGGCCTTCCTCATGCGGATGACTGACCTCGTCATTATCATCCCGTTGCTGGCGTTGGCAGCTGTACTGGCTCGTGCTGCCTCCGACAAGGGCGTGTTCTTTCTTGCTCTGATGCTCGCCATTGTCACGTGGACAGGACTAGCCCGCCTCGTGCGTGGTGAAGTGCTCTCCCTTCGTGAACGTGAGTTTGTCGCATCGGCTCGTGCAATTGGGACCAGCCCGTGGCGCATCATTTTTAAGCACATCCTGCCCAACACAATCGGTGTCATCATCGTGTCAGCCACGTTGTCCATTGCGTCAGCGATTTTGCTTGAAACCTCCCTGTCCTACCTGGGTTTTGGGGTTCAGTCACCTGATGTATCACTGGGTTTGTTGATCAGCCAGTACCAAAACGCATTCCTGACCCGCCCCTGGTTGTTCTGGTTCCCCGGCATCATGATTCTTCTCATTGCGTTGACGATTAACTTCATTGGTGACGGCCTTCGCGACGCGTTCGACCCACGCCAGAACAGGAGCAAGGACTGA
- a CDS encoding ABC transporter ATP-binding protein, whose product MTTAPSHTPETGSEPVLQFADLDVQFGTEFGSVHAVKGISLQVRPGEVLALVGESGSGKSVTSMTALGLLPSNARINGDIRVTDKFVNKLDDKSLRRMRGNDVAMVFQEPMTALNPVLTIGDQLTESLELHDIAHGTEADARAVELLRMVGIPEPERRVKQYPHEMSGGQRQRVVIALALACNPRVIIADEPTTALDVTVQAEILDLLRSLKDKLNTGILLITHNMGVVADMADRVAVMFKGDIVERGTADEVLTRPQHPYTKKLLAAVPHLGRGPAQFGMRRTPVEPLKPGQSLALDVQNLVVEYQRTGKAPFRAVDDVTFSVAPGEIVGLVGESGSGKSTIARCALGLIPAHSGSVSILGEDLHTIKRAQEKQLRRRVGVVFQDPASSLNPRFPIGDCIAEPLVVHKVGNRASQLKRVEELLEAVELPRTVINRYPHELSGGQRQRVSIARALVLDPEFLVADEPTSALDVSVQASVLKMFLELQERYQFACIFVSHDLAVIDMLAHRVVVLENGQIVEQGSRDQVLGAPQQEYTKRLIAAAPVPEPGEQRRRREARYALLNQLGEQRTELRLN is encoded by the coding sequence ATGACGACAGCACCATCCCACACCCCAGAGACAGGCTCTGAACCTGTCTTGCAGTTCGCTGACCTCGATGTCCAGTTTGGAACAGAGTTTGGGTCTGTCCATGCTGTCAAAGGCATTTCTCTTCAAGTTCGCCCCGGTGAAGTACTCGCTCTTGTTGGAGAGTCCGGTTCCGGAAAATCGGTGACTTCGATGACCGCTCTGGGGCTGTTACCTAGCAACGCGCGGATTAACGGTGATATTCGAGTCACTGACAAGTTCGTCAACAAACTCGATGACAAATCGTTGCGTCGTATGCGTGGCAACGATGTTGCCATGGTGTTCCAGGAACCCATGACAGCACTCAACCCCGTGCTGACTATCGGCGACCAGCTCACAGAGTCCCTGGAACTGCACGACATAGCCCATGGAACAGAAGCCGATGCGCGTGCAGTGGAATTGTTGCGCATGGTTGGCATCCCTGAACCAGAGCGTCGTGTCAAACAGTACCCACACGAAATGTCTGGTGGTCAGCGTCAACGTGTCGTTATCGCGCTCGCTTTGGCGTGTAACCCGCGCGTCATTATCGCTGACGAACCCACCACTGCACTTGACGTGACAGTGCAGGCCGAAATTCTTGACCTCCTTCGATCGTTGAAGGACAAACTCAACACCGGAATTCTGCTCATCACCCACAACATGGGTGTGGTTGCGGACATGGCTGATCGAGTTGCCGTCATGTTCAAGGGGGACATTGTGGAGCGGGGAACCGCTGATGAGGTTCTCACCCGTCCTCAGCACCCGTACACCAAGAAGCTGCTTGCTGCTGTCCCACACTTGGGTCGAGGCCCAGCCCAGTTTGGTATGCGACGTACACCCGTGGAGCCGCTCAAACCTGGGCAGTCACTCGCGCTCGACGTGCAAAACCTCGTGGTGGAATACCAACGAACTGGCAAAGCGCCATTCCGAGCCGTTGATGACGTCACTTTCTCCGTAGCACCAGGAGAAATCGTCGGTCTTGTCGGTGAATCAGGGTCAGGGAAGTCGACGATTGCGCGGTGCGCGCTCGGGCTGATCCCGGCACATTCTGGTTCCGTGTCGATCCTTGGTGAAGACCTCCACACCATTAAGCGAGCACAGGAGAAACAACTCCGACGCCGAGTGGGGGTTGTCTTCCAGGACCCTGCCTCATCACTCAATCCACGCTTCCCCATCGGTGACTGCATTGCCGAACCTCTCGTGGTCCATAAGGTCGGGAACCGTGCATCACAACTGAAGCGCGTCGAGGAACTTCTTGAAGCAGTTGAACTGCCACGGACAGTCATCAACCGCTACCCACACGAACTCTCAGGTGGTCAACGCCAACGTGTGTCGATCGCGCGGGCGCTCGTGTTAGACCCTGAGTTCTTGGTTGCAGACGAACCGACTTCAGCATTGGATGTTTCTGTCCAAGCGTCTGTTCTCAAAATGTTCCTTGAACTGCAGGAACGCTACCAGTTCGCGTGCATCTTCGTGTCCCACGACCTCGCTGTTATTGACATGTTGGCTCACCGAGTCGTGGTCCTGGAAAACGGTCAGATCGTTGAACAAGGCAGCCGTGACCAAGTGCTGGGAGCACCACAACAGGAGTACACCAAGAGGCTCATTGCTGCAGCGCCTGTCCCTGAACCTGGGGAACAGCGCCGCCGCCGTGAAGCACGGTACGCGTTGCTGAACCAACTCGGTGAACAACGCACTGAACTTCGCTTGAACTAG